In Amyelois transitella isolate CPQ chromosome 3, ilAmyTran1.1, whole genome shotgun sequence, a single genomic region encodes these proteins:
- the LOC106137816 gene encoding uncharacterized protein LOC106137816, producing the protein MKAAVVVLLFCLHCSVECRKTYAPIDKNANLAFINMEGGGGARPPSNQKPAVSSNQQPPLSSNQQPPPSSPGKPSSPTKVNPPQVSPTQPPAKPIVTMVAPTPAKPQPHVNPTPAPVKPNPVKPGSPVTTPGPGSVKQLVNFYDSQGKASVIRPYSYSQAVKQG; encoded by the exons ATGAAGGCCGCCGTAGTTGTGTTGTTGTTTTGTCTTCATTGCAGTGTAGAGt GTCGTAAAACGTATGCACCAATCGACAAAAATGCAAACTTGGCTTTCATCAATATGGAAGGCGGCGGCGGAGCGCGACCACCCTCAAACCAGAAACCTGCAGTATCTTCAAACCAACAACCCCCACTTTCTTCAAACCAGCAGCCCCCGCCCAGCTCTCCGGGCAAGCCATCGTCTCCTACCAAGGTCAACCCTCCTCAAGTTTCACCGACGCAACCCCCGGCTAAACCGATAGTAACAATGGTTGCTCCTACGCCAGCTAAACCTCAGCCTCATGTAAACCCGACCCCCGCTCCAGTGAAACCTAACCCAGTAAAACCTGGATCACCTGTAACCACTCCTGGACCGGGAAGCGTGAAGCAGCTAGTCAATTTCTACGACAGTCAAGGCAAAGCGAGTGTCATCAGGCCATACAGCTACAGCCAAGCAGTAAAACAGGGATAA